A DNA window from Jaculus jaculus isolate mJacJac1 chromosome 1, mJacJac1.mat.Y.cur, whole genome shotgun sequence contains the following coding sequences:
- the LOC101608092 gene encoding odorant-binding protein 2a-like has protein sequence MKALFLTTVLPGLVAVLQAQDAPSEDQELQGTWYVKAMVANKNLEEEGKIPKQVFPIKITVLEGGNLESTGIFRKNGQCHDIKIVMQKTDQPGEYTILQGKRIIYIEKLSVKDHLIIYCEGFKNTNSFGMGKLMGKDPEQNLEALEEFKKFTQRKGLLKSSIFMPKQNGPPDEPLAVKPGPGQECENSLGRQNFEKALGVQTARKSL, from the exons ATGAAGGCCCTGTTCCTGACCACAGTGTTGCCTGGGCTGGTGGCTGTTCTTCAAGCTCAAGATGCCCCATCTGAGGACCAGGAG CTCCAAGGAACCTGGTACGTGAAGGCCATGGTGGCCAACAAGAATCTGGAGGAGGAGGGCAAGATACCCAaacaggtgtttcccataaagaTAACGGTCCTGGAAGGAGGAAACTTGGAGAGCACAGGCATATTTCG GAAAAATGGTCAATGTCATGACATAAAAATTGTGATGCAGAAAACCGATCAACCTGGCGAATACACCATCC TTCAGGGCAAGAGGATCATCTACATTGAGAAACTGTCAGTGAAGGACCACCTCATAATCTACTGTGAAGGCTTCAAAAATACAAATTCATTCGGCATGGGGAAGCTCATGG GGAAGGATCCTGAACAAAACTTAGAGGCCCTGGAAGAATTTAAGAAATTCACACAGCGCAAGGGGCTTCTGAAGAGCAGCATCTTCATGCCCAAGCAGAATG GCCCACCTGATGAGCCACTGGCTGTCAAGCCAGGCCCTGGACAGGAGTGTGAAAATTCCCTGGGGAGGCAGAACTTTGAGAAGGCATTAGGGGTGCAGACAGCACGCAAGTCCTTGTAG